DNA sequence from the Oligoflexus sp. genome:
CCGCGACCAGCATGAGGGGAGCGGTGCGGATGAAGATGGTGCTCAGCTGGCGCCAGAAGTCTTTCAAAAGTCCGACGAAGCCTGAGACGAAAGATTCCTTGACGGGCACAGCGCAGGATTCCGCCGCGAGTCGGCTTTCGAGCTGCTGAAGATCCTTGACCGGAGCATCCTGCAGCCAGCGTGCGAGCAGGGGAACTCCGATCATGATGACAGCCAAATTAAAGAGGACTTTGGTGACGGCCATATAAAAGGGTAGGAGCGAGAAAGCCATCGTCAGCACCACGACGTTCAAAGTCGGTGATGCGAACATCAGAGCCAAAGCCATTTCAATGCGCCTGGAACGCAGAACTCCTTTGAAGACGGGCGCCGCGCAGTTTACGCAGACACCGAGCGGGGAACCCAGAATCATTCCGTAGAAGGCACTCCGAAAGCGCCCACCCGGATTGAACTGAAGATAACTGAGCCAGCAGGACAAAAGCGCGGCCAGGGCTATGCCGAACGCCATCCCTTTTTTATTATCATTGGTCCAGTTCACTGTCGTATAGGCGATTTTTTTCCATAAAGGATCATTGGCCGTGACTTTTAAAATGGGCCACATGGCAATGGTATCGGCCACGCTATGATTCTCGGCGACCATGGCCTTCCTATTGAGGTCCGGGTAGCGCGAGAAATACCCAAAGGTGACGACGAGTGTGACCACCGCGAGCGTGGCCAGGATGAAGCGTATCCTGTGAGTCAGCACGGTTCCATCTCCTAAGCTTTTTATGGTCCCCCAATTGTAGCAAAGAACGCAGGGATCCGCACCCCGCCCCCTGAAAGGGTGGAGTGGAATCCCGCGTTCTGGATTGAATTGCTAAAAATCACATTTTGTGGAAGGGAATCGCGTTGGTCATGTCGCGGGCCCGGTTCTTCACGCTGTCGCCGACGATTTGATTGCAGCGGCCGTTGTCAAGATCGTCTTTCCGGCAAACTTCGGCAAAGTAGAGGTTATTTTCTTCGACAAAGATGGTGACATAGGTATTGATCGTTTGATCGCCGATTTTCTGCGAGTAGTTCATCTCCACGGTCTGGTCGATCAGCGTCTTGCCGAGTTTGAAGGTGAATGCATTCAGGGGTGGAAACCAAAGAGCATCCAGTTCAGCAAGTTCCGCGGCATTCAAAGGTGCGGCGGGAGGCGATTGAATCGCGCGATCGGCATTGATCTGGGTCTTGATAGCATCCACATCGGCCTTGGTGAAACGCTTGGTGCAGTTGGCACCGGCATAGGAGATCACCTTGGAGCTGGCGTTGCCATCGGCGGTGAAATCATATTGCACGACAACGCTGGCCTGCAGAAAGCCAGGCTGGTTGACACAATCGCTGACCCATTTGCCGACGAGAAACGCGGGATCGGTGGTGGGACCATCCACCGCGGTTTCTTCCGCTGGCGCTGCGCCCTTATCCGTGGCTTGATCGGCCGTCGCCTGCTCGGGAGTTGATTCTTCGGAAGAGCTGCTTTTCTTAGCGCAGGATACAGCCAGTGCGAGAACCAGACCAAGGACAAGGTTACGATGAAGCATGTTGTTTCTCCCAGTGTGCAGCTCTTGAATCTTTATATGCTGTAATATTTTGCAAGAAATGGGCCACCTTACGACGTTCCGGAAGACAAGGACTTGGCCTCGCAAGGGCTGCGCTCTGTCCAAACTCTGTTCGACAGTGTGTTGGGAAACTGGTCAGCCGGCGAGCGAAACCCGATGACCGGGCGGCAGAATCAGAACGAAAGTGGTGTGGCCGGATTCATTCCGATAGGAAAGATCACCCTGCAGTTGGCGGGCGAGACGCTGGGAAATGAAAAGGCCTATGCCTTTGGCCGTCTCACCTTTGGTTGTGAAGCCGCGCTCGAAAAGATGCTCGCACACGTGAGCGCTCAGAGGCTGGCCCCCATTGCTGACATGAATTCCGACCTGCCTCGTATGCGGGTCCACGTTCAATGAGATTTGGATCCAGCGTTCATCAATCGGCAGATCCGCGACAGCGTCCATGGCGTTATTGATGAGGCACAGCAGAATATGCTGGATGTGGGAACTGACCGAGAAGACTGTCATCGGCCTCAGATCCATCCGCATGTCAATGCCCAGGCGCCCCGCGCGATTGCGAAGGAGGCTCCAGGTGCGGTCCACTGTTTGCTTCAGATCAATGATGTGCTCATCCATTTCCTGGCGACTGAAAGCCAGTATGCTTTCCATAAGCTCCCGGCTATGCCCCGCGGCTTCGGCGAGATGCAGATAGCTTTGGCAGAGGTGCAGCATTTCACTGACCTCCTGCATTTCCGGGACGGACAGCTGACCCATGCTGCGCCAGAGGCCTTTGGCCTGTTCATGAGATAAGGGGAGCTTGCTGATCAATGTTCGGAGATAAAGCAGTTCCTGGCTTCCGGGATGATCAGGGTTGGGCGGCATCAGGATATCCAAAAGCTCCTGGGTGGGGCGCCCCTCGTTTTTCTGACAAAGCTGCTTCACCAGAAGATCCCGCTGCATGGGCGGCAGCGGCAGAAGACGACCGACCTTCTGCACTCTTTCTTCAGGCTGTCGCAGATCCTCGGCCACGCGTTGATGAATGCTGTGCCATTCCCGGGCCAGATCGCCGACAACCTCGCCCAGCTGGGACATGCGATCCTGATACTCCTGCATGGCGAGTCGATGATTGTCGTCATAGCGCACGAGGATGTTCCGGACGCGCAGGCGCAATTCATCCGGCACCAGAGGCTTGGCCAGGTAATCATCAGCACCGAGCCCGAGGCCGAGCAGCCTGTCCTCTTCATTGGCGCGCGCGGTGATCAGAATGATCGGAATCTCGCGCAGCCTGTCCTGGCTTTTCACATATTTCATCACATCTTCGCCGGACACGTCGGGCATCATAAGATCGAGGAGAACCAGATGCGGATGCAGGACTTCAATCTGATGGATCCCGTCCTTGCCGCCGGTCGCGATCATCACCCGATAGCCATCGCTCTGCAAAAGATCCTGAACCACTTCACAGTTCAGCTCGTTGTCGTCGATCACGAGTATGGTGAAGCGCGCGGGATTCGCAAGAAGCGTGATGCCGCCTGCCCCACCGCTCTCCGTCTCCATGGATTCAGCCGCAGCGGCCCCAGGAAGGGCCGTCAAAACCGGAGTTTCCTGGGCGGGATGATCGGCCGCCCGCTGCTCCGGTATCCAGATCTTGAAGGTGGAGCCTTCGCCTAATGCGGATTTGACCTCGATGCGTCCATGCATGAGCTCCAGAAGATCCCGGACGATGCTGAGTCCAAGCCCGGTGCCTTCATAGGAACGGCGCGCATCATTCTGAAGCTGAGAGAATTCATCGAAGATCTGCGCGGTCTTATCGGTCGGAATGCCGATGCCCGTGTCATGCACTTCGAAGTAAAGACCCTCGGCATCGGTCTGCATCAGAAGTTTCACCTGATTCACAGCATCGCTGCGCGCGAACTTGAAGGCGTTGCTCAGAAGGTTGCGAACGATGGTGACGATCTTTTCCGCATCATGCATGAAAACCTGATCCAGATTGATCTGGTTATGCAGGATGAACTGCACCTGGGGATGCTTGAGCCGCAGGCCATCCACGATATCATGAATGCGCCGCACCCCTTCGCCCAGAGTGAATTTTTGAACGTGCAGCTGCAGCTCACCCCTTTTGGATTTTGCAAGATCGAGGATGGTGTTGACCTGATCCCGAAGCGATTCCGTCAGACGCGTGATCTTCAGCACCTGCAGCCGCAGCCGGTCGCTGATGGGACCGTACTGGCCCTTGCTGATCAGATTCAAAAAGCCCAGGATGCCGTGCACAGGCGTCCGCAGTTCATGCGAGGTGTTGTGAAAGAAGAGCGTGCGGGCCCGATCTTTTTCCTCAAGCTCCCGCGACAATTCCTCGGCTCTGCGAAAGGCTGTCGCGGAACGCTTGGCCACGATCTGTGTCTGACAGATCATAAAGATGGCTGTGCCTATTTCAATGCCCATGGCGGAAAAGGTGGTGTTGCCAAGGTACCAGAAGAGGCTGGTGATCCCGCTCAAGGAAAGCGCGCAGTTGCCCAGGAGCGCGATGTAAGCGCCTTCTTTTCTATGAAAGGCGGCGCGAAGCACGATCCAAAGACAGGCGAGGCCGCAGATGAGGCTATGGGCATAGAGCAGCATCACCAGATATTCCATCTGCAGCGTGCTTGTGATGATGAAGATGCCGGTCAGAGCCAGAGCTGAAATCCAGCTGATACGTGCGAAGCGGGCCGAGGCATGCTCAGGGAAACAGGCGGCCGTGAAGCGATAGAATCGGGCCGAGGAAAGGCCCAGTGTAACGTATACGATATCCCAGATCAGTTCCCAGCCCCATAGCGAATCGAAGAGAACGAGGCGTCCGCCCACGGCAAAGGTCAGGCTGCGCACGAGCATGATGCTCGAAAAAATCGCCAGCTCGCGGGAAGCCTTGTCTTCAGGGCGCCGCAGAAAAAGGCTGACGCTGTGCACGAAGCAGAAGAGCATGATGCCGAGCAGGACCATGGCATTCATGAGTTCGCCGCGGGGAAAACCTTCGTCTTGGATATAAAGGGCGGGCGGCTGCCAGAGTCCACCCCAGTAATAATGAAAGTTACTGACCTGGATGAGGATATAAAAATATGCCTGATCATGAATGGCGAAACCCGGAGTCAGGATGCTGCTGATCTGAGGTTTTTCCTGAAGCGGTACCGTTGCCACCTTGCCCAATTCCAGGAGGGGCAGGTCATCCACCGCGTTTTCATCAAACGCAAACAATTGACCCGCGACATAAACCTGCGGCAAAGCAAAGGATACGCGACAGCGCTGACAGGGGCTTTGCACCCGAACCATATAGGATCCAAAGCCGAGATTGGATATTTTGCTTTCGGTAAAAGCGCGGAAGGGCTGGCCTGGTTTAAGAAAGCCTCCGCCTTGCTGATGAAAGCGCTCCCGCGCTGCGGCCGGCCCGAGCAGCTCGTTCGGGAAAAAGCGCCAATCTCCATAGATTCGCAGCGCGTCCCGGCCGTTCCAGTCACGCAGGTCCACTTCACCCTGCACTGCCTCACGAATGATCGCGGCCGTCAGAGACTGCGGCAGGATAAAAAAGAGTATGAGGAGCAGAATGCGCATGCCACATCCAGGGTAAAAAAGCTTCCCTGGGTGATCGGCAACCTCATGAAATAATAAAGAGATTTCGAAAAAAGAAGGTAATTTTGAAAGATTATGCCAGAAAAATCAGGGACTTCGACGATCAACCGCCCGCCAGCTGGAGCTTCCAGCCCTGCTCCTGGAAATAAGCCAGAGCTTTGTCTTTGACATCGCCCTGAAATTCCGCGCGCCCGTCCTTGAAGGTGGCCCCACAGGCTGAGCGCTGCTGTATGGTTTTGATGATGGCTTTGACTTCGTCTTCGGTGAAGGGGAAATTCCAGAGGACGGTCACGGTTTTGCCGCCGCGACCCTTCATTTCCAGACGCATTTTGGTCGGACCAGCGGCCGGCTGAAAGGATTTGGTTTTCTCGTCCTTGCGAGTCGAACCTTTGCCTGTCACATAAACCAGCTTGTCCGCCATGGCATTTCCTTAGACTGGAATCTTGATCTTCTTTTCCGCGCTTTGACGGTAAAGAACGGCCTTGTGACCGATGACCTGG
Encoded proteins:
- a CDS encoding ATP-binding protein; the encoded protein is MRILLLILFFILPQSLTAAIIREAVQGEVDLRDWNGRDALRIYGDWRFFPNELLGPAAARERFHQQGGGFLKPGQPFRAFTESKISNLGFGSYMVRVQSPCQRCRVSFALPQVYVAGQLFAFDENAVDDLPLLELGKVATVPLQEKPQISSILTPGFAIHDQAYFYILIQVSNFHYYWGGLWQPPALYIQDEGFPRGELMNAMVLLGIMLFCFVHSVSLFLRRPEDKASRELAIFSSIMLVRSLTFAVGGRLVLFDSLWGWELIWDIVYVTLGLSSARFYRFTAACFPEHASARFARISWISALALTGIFIITSTLQMEYLVMLLYAHSLICGLACLWIVLRAAFHRKEGAYIALLGNCALSLSGITSLFWYLGNTTFSAMGIEIGTAIFMICQTQIVAKRSATAFRRAEELSRELEEKDRARTLFFHNTSHELRTPVHGILGFLNLISKGQYGPISDRLRLQVLKITRLTESLRDQVNTILDLAKSKRGELQLHVQKFTLGEGVRRIHDIVDGLRLKHPQVQFILHNQINLDQVFMHDAEKIVTIVRNLLSNAFKFARSDAVNQVKLLMQTDAEGLYFEVHDTGIGIPTDKTAQIFDEFSQLQNDARRSYEGTGLGLSIVRDLLELMHGRIEVKSALGEGSTFKIWIPEQRAADHPAQETPVLTALPGAAAAESMETESGGAGGITLLANPARFTILVIDDNELNCEVVQDLLQSDGYRVMIATGGKDGIHQIEVLHPHLVLLDLMMPDVSGEDVMKYVKSQDRLREIPIILITARANEEDRLLGLGLGADDYLAKPLVPDELRLRVRNILVRYDDNHRLAMQEYQDRMSQLGEVVGDLAREWHSIHQRVAEDLRQPEERVQKVGRLLPLPPMQRDLLVKQLCQKNEGRPTQELLDILMPPNPDHPGSQELLYLRTLISKLPLSHEQAKGLWRSMGQLSVPEMQEVSEMLHLCQSYLHLAEAAGHSRELMESILAFSRQEMDEHIIDLKQTVDRTWSLLRNRAGRLGIDMRMDLRPMTVFSVSSHIQHILLCLINNAMDAVADLPIDERWIQISLNVDPHTRQVGIHVSNGGQPLSAHVCEHLFERGFTTKGETAKGIGLFISQRLARQLQGDLSYRNESGHTTFVLILPPGHRVSLAG